In Gemmatimonadaceae bacterium, one genomic interval encodes:
- the panB gene encoding 3-methyl-2-oxobutanoate hydroxymethyltransferase — protein sequence MTATRRLTIEGIRAMKGGAEPIVMVTAYDFSTAQVAEQACVDLVLVGDSAAMVVLGHESTRLVTIEEMLMLTRAARRGAPSSLLIGDLPYTSYESSNELAVATARRFAEAGCDGVKMEGAGPIVDRARAVIAAGIPVMGHVGLTPQQTGDREGFRVHGKTAQAALDIIASAEALDAAGCFAIVAEAMPAAVARELTPRVRAPVIGIGAGGEIDGQVLVFHDLVGLYDAHVPRYVKRYAEVKKVMLDAVTRYAEDVRARRFPGAEHEYRMEAAEIEKLKGLLE from the coding sequence GTGACGGCAACGCGTCGCCTAACGATCGAGGGTATTCGCGCCATGAAGGGGGGTGCCGAGCCCATCGTCATGGTCACGGCATACGACTTCTCGACGGCGCAGGTCGCCGAACAGGCCTGCGTCGACCTCGTGCTCGTCGGCGACTCGGCGGCGATGGTCGTGCTGGGCCACGAGAGCACGCGGCTCGTGACCATCGAGGAGATGCTGATGCTGACGCGTGCGGCGCGGCGCGGCGCTCCGTCGTCGCTGCTCATCGGCGACCTGCCGTACACGAGTTATGAAAGCTCTAACGAGCTCGCCGTCGCGACGGCGCGGCGCTTTGCCGAGGCGGGCTGCGACGGAGTGAAGATGGAAGGTGCCGGTCCGATCGTCGATCGAGCGCGTGCCGTGATCGCCGCCGGCATTCCGGTGATGGGGCACGTCGGCCTCACGCCGCAGCAGACGGGAGATCGCGAGGGCTTCCGCGTCCACGGTAAGACGGCGCAGGCGGCGCTGGACATCATCGCATCGGCAGAGGCTCTGGATGCGGCGGGTTGCTTCGCGATCGTCGCCGAGGCAATGCCCGCCGCCGTTGCGCGCGAGCTCACGCCGCGCGTGCGTGCTCCGGTGATTGGGATTGGCGCGGGCGGCGAGATCGATGGCCAGGTGCTCGTGTTCCACGATCTCGTGGGCCTCTATGACGCACACGTGCCGAGATACGTGAAGCGTTATGCGGAAGTGAAGAAGGTGATGCTGGACGCGGTTACGCGGTACGCCGAGGATGTGCGGGCGAGACGGTTTCCTGGTGCGGAACACGAATACCGGATGGAGGCGGCCGAGATTGAAAAACTGAAGGGTTTGTTGGAGTGA